acacagattcaatcctccgCACCCCTATCCCCTTTCATGACTACAACTCGGCTAcacttctttccccccccccccccctcctcgatGGACTGGGAAAaaccgagtaattatacgtttgGGAATGTCACACAGtgtgacaggaaaaaaaatatatatatatatatatatatatatatatatatatatatatatatatatatatatatatatgggagattgaAACGAACTAAGATATTATAATTCAATCCGATCACTTTGACCTCACCTTCGTGTTCATGTCGATAGGATTTCAGAACCGTATGTGGTCCAATACGGAGGAAATGCTCTATTTATACCGGCCCCTTCCAGGAATGACCTCGAAGGAAGGCCACGCCTTCAGATGCAGCCCAGTCGTGTGGTCACGTTTGGTGACTTCCTTTTCTGAAGACGATGATTGTGGAAGGTACTCACGTCATCTGCATgttttattcaatgaaaatgtaattatgttattatatatatagttttttcttgtCCATTTTTTAGTGTTATAGTTTTGCTCTTAGGTAAAAGAATAGCAGTATTTGGTAAACACCACTTTTAACCATTTTTTAGAAAAGTCTCTTAtcgtttttttttaataggaatttaTTGCTATGGttttatctttagcttttattATGTGAATTACAGCTTTTGATTGGGTTCTTATCTTTAATCTATTCGTTTTGATCATGCATAGTTGTTTCAcgaatatatgtttttttcttatgGCAATTACCTCCGTTCGTTACTTCTTTCTTTGGTGCAGACGATTTTCAAttgatgccccccccccaccccccatattCAGTGTCTCAGTATGCAGTCCATCTGTTAACTATTTCTCTTTGGTATCGCCTATTTCCAATTAATGCCCATATATTCAATATGTCATTAGTTTCATAGATATTTCATGTAAGGTTTTTCATTTGCAATATATGTTCATCTCTGCATTTATTAAACAGGATTTTATATTCTTAAATTCTCCATGGTcactgttcaattagttcattatgcatgttgcctaagatttttcataactctgaccatcctttacattcagatctccctggacaattctatcctgttcgtaatattaggcatgcagttaattctaatagccaggccttctccattatgaggctcaatactacacagtattctaaaagttttattccagctgttaccaagttgtggtaatcttcctaatcgggtatttgaatcagtagaacttcaaaagttcaaagttggagcaaatgtttttatgttgaccaggctgacatgagtctttttattctttatatatgacatatctgtttttaacgttgttaacagtttatataggacatatctgttttgacgcagatactgtttttagaatgatatattgttaatttattcacatcatttatttatttccttatttcctttcctcactgggctatttttccctgatggagcccttgggctcatagcatctcgcttttccaactagggttttagcttggctagtaattataataataatgataaagaatggTCAGAGAAAAACGCAGGACGTTCAAGTCCTTTACAGTTAACATCTTGTAGATTGTGAATGATCTTTCCGGCCACAACTATTGGCTAGATTTCCATAATGCATAAATGCATTCTTACCAGTAAAGAGAACGCCTTATTCTCTTTCATTCTTTTTGTAGCAGACCAAtgtttcttttcttcctcctcttaaaTAGATCTTTTTGTTTCTTAATCTTCTTTCGAACAGAGCGggcgttcttaattttttttattctttctaaagACCACATattccagttttctttttttatgaacaattaatctttattttttactatatcTTATCTTAGACAGTTctcatttccttcttgtttctccTTTCAAACAGACCTTCTCTaatattctcttatttttaatCCGGAACTGACCTctagtttcttttattttatctttcgaATATACTTGCCCCAAAGTAATAGCTCTTTGAAGtagagttttttatttctttcaagcaATTCCAACAATAGAGACTGAAGGTTCTCAAGTCgtcaagatggtgatgatgattatttatatatatatatatatatatatatatatatatatatatatatatatatatatatatatatatatattgcagacgtTCGATTATTCGGTCTCTTCGTCCTTCATTTAtggtgtatctaaatatttagacgggtTACATACACTAATTTATGTCAAAATTAAAAAGTTCTTCATCAATATAGAGTGGTAGGGGCTTGAGCTCTTCTGGGTTTACAATTGAATTATTTCTATAGTAAATAAAAAGTTCAAAGATTTCGGTAGGAAAACATCGCGTTGAGTAAATGTATGTTGAGTTACTGACATGTCATCCAGTATTAGGCTTCAAGCAATACCAGAATATACTTCATATcattaataacttttattttatatcTACAGCCATTAGTATCGTTCTAGATTATGGAATGAATAATAGGAAACTTAATATCAGCCACaaggaaaaaaaatgatgaaaataatgaaaatagaaatagtatTATACTGGATATATAATGTTGAAAAGGATGCTATGATTTTAATTGAAGAATACTACAGATTAAAGGAACCAAAGTTTATATTCAAAAAGATTAGGAAGTAAAATGAATAAATGGCGAAAATTTATTTCTTCTAAATGCCTAAAAAATGAGTTCAAGATGCTTCAGGTGAATGCTTACCAAATACGGCAATGCTTTCACTTAAGAGGGAAAATTGTGGTTATGAAGAATGGGTAcaattaaagtttaaaggtcgctcataaatggcggAGGCAagagactgtgacattgccctatcaagcaggacaatgccctagcgactgacaatttatacatatgatcagcacccatgtcccctctccatccaagctgggaccaagaagggtcaggtaatggctactgatggctcagcagatagatctgttggctcccccaaacctcccttacttagctctcaaggatggtgaggttgcagcgaccaaagaaactaacgagtttgagcgggactcgaaccgcagtgttgcgttcaccagtcagggacgttaccacatcggccaccacaggttATATTAGCTTCATTCTATTGCAAGTGGCAGAATGAGATAAAAAGACTGATTATGTTTTTCTTCTCTGAATTGTCAACCAGGTCATttccataatccttttttttttcttttttttttttttaaaaagaaagcaaGTGATTTGACCTGGTGGAAGAGGGTCGTGTCAGAATGTTAGACAAGAAGATATCAATATAAATTGCCTCCGTCTTTGATCACATTCGAACCTCAAACATCATCAACATGTACGTAAAGGTGAGGCGAGATATTTGGACGATGCTTTTAAATCCTTGTTTATTCTATTCGCCTCTTCAGACTGGGACGTTTGAAGCTGTCACCTTTGATATAGCACAGCAATACCGTCTTCTTCATCAAGGATGGTTGTTGCTGTGGACTGCTGAGCAGCACTTTGAGAAATTGCTTTATAACTAAATCGCTTTCAAGAAgtggaaatttaataataatataactttctcAAGATTTGGTTGCAAATCTTAAATTGCAAATAGATATTGCAAATAGTTTCAGTTAAAACATTTTGTGTGTCtcttatattttttaaaagaaGTTGGAGGGTGCCATCATGGAAAATGGCAGAGAAACTCATTATAGCCTTCTAAAGTAACTCACCGCGCTACGAATTTTTACAGAATTTTTCACAAAAAGGTTAGAGGTTATGAATTATAGCTTTTGATAAACTTATGATATCTCTATAATACTTATACCATTGGAAAGgggaaatattcaaatatttgatgGTATGTCAGATTGCTGACGTATTTGCTTCCACTTTagccatttatttatttacaggtaTCGTGTTGGAATTTAGTTATAAATTTTGCATAGTAACTATATTATCAATAGCTACAAAGATTAGGACTTTGAGACTATATTGCTATCTAAATCAGTCTTTTGCCTTGGAAAAGGATGACAATCTACTGTTCAGTATTCTATCATTCTAAGAGTTCATTTTGCTTATTTTCATCTTAAACGTAACCATTTGATATCTAAGAAAGCAGCTTTCTGGAATGAGatggattttcaataaaaattgtgTTTTCGTATTTGCATATTTAATTAAGACATTTGCACATAAATATCGTTATTAATGACAATGAAAGAGTCGGTTCATCAGTGTGGAACACCGTATGAGGTCTTGGGTTGTTCGTAAGTCGGGGCTGGGGCTGAGTATGAAGGGGCTGGCTTGTAGGGCTGGGGTTGTGGGTACTGGGCCTcgccctcgtaagtgacctcagcctggTATCCGTTGTGGTGATCGGCGGTGTAGGTGACGATCTgagtgcgaccgtcggggaggaGGACGCGGTACTGACCGTTGACGACCTTGCCGTCGGAGTTGGAGTTGTGGTCGAAGTCGAGACCCTtgtagtcgtccttgacggcgtacTCGAAGTCGAAGGGCATACCCTCCTGAAATGCGTAGgaagatatatttcatttgatGTTTAATTTATTGctgttgtaaatttacttttgatgtaAACCTCTTCTGCAAACAATTCTGTCTCCAATTTTTATtccaaaatgtttttaattttttcttaaaattgccAAAAGGGCAGCGCTTGAGCTAAGTCCTATTTGTTTTATCAGTATATTTagatcatatttatacattatatgatttttaatattaagaAAGTCTCATGACAAGATCGGATAAATTATAATAGAcaaatttttcatgtttaaatattctTAGGTGATTAGAAATCAGTTGAATAGTTGATGAATATCTCCTTGATACCTAAACCTACTAACAGAAATCAG
The nucleotide sequence above comes from Palaemon carinicauda isolate YSFRI2023 chromosome 18, ASM3689809v2, whole genome shotgun sequence. Encoded proteins:
- the LOC137657983 gene encoding cuticle protein 7-like; amino-acid sequence: MYTKVTMLCLAAVALARPDKPAPAGYGYAPPTPAYAPPQPSYSAPQPSYSASQPSYSAPQPSYEKKEEGMPFDFEYAVKDDYKGLDFDHNSNSDGKVVNGQYRVLLPDGRTQIVTYTADHHNGYQAEVTYEGEAQYPQPQPYKPAPSYSAPAPTYEQPKTSYGVPH